The genomic segment TGCCAGGCGGGCAACTTCAGGCAGAGAGAGATTTCCGGCCAGACCCTTAAGGGTATGGGAAATCATCCTGGCCTCCTTACTATTCTCGTCCAGTAACTGCTGAATTTTTTCGGCATCGGCTGAATGTCTATCGGCAAAGCTGGCAAGAGACTTGGCAAAGACCAGCGGATCCCGCCAGGAGGCAAGTCCCCTGTCAATGTCGACTACATCGGCCAGCGGGGTGAGGTCGATATCCTGCCGTGCCTGGTCGCCAGGGAAGGTCTCCTCATTTAGGCTGCCAATACCTTTAGGTACCACCCTCTCCATGGTGGCAAAAAGTCCTTCCAGTATAATGGGCTTACCGACAACCGCATCCATACCGGCTCTCATATATCTTTGCCGATCCTCCTTCATTATACTGGCCGTTAAGGCAATGATTGTAATGTGCCCCTTTGATTCCCTTTCAAGGGCGCGAATTTTACGGGTTGCCTCTATCCCGTCCATTTCAGGCATCATCACATCCATAAGGATAAGATCAAATGTGCCCCCCTTGTACATCTCTACTGCCTGACTACCGTTCCAGACATGTCTGACCCTATGCCCCTGCTGTTCCAGGCGCAACTGGGCCAGGGTGGCATTTCCCGGCACATCTTCAGCCAGGAGAATTTGAAAACGGCGGGGCGACTCGGGCGAGGACGCTTCGCCTGTTAAGGCATGATCAACGCCGGTAGCCCTGCAGGGGCTTATTACCGGCAGCTGAGCCGTAAAATGGAATGTTACCCCCCTTCCCAGTTCACTCTCCACCCATATCCGTCCTCCCATAAGTTCGACAAGCTGTTTGCTAATGGTCAATCCCAGGCCGGTACCGCCGTAACAGCGGGCAGTGGAGATATCGGCCTGGGTAAAGGGATTGAAAATATTTGCTGCCTGCTCGGCTGTCATGCCAATTCCCCTATCTGCCACCGAGAAGTGGAGGGAGGCATCTCCCTGGTCCGAGGCCCTGACCCCTATGGTGATCTTGCCAGTTTTTGTGAACTTGATCGCATTGCCGACTAAATTTATGATTACCTGACCTAGTCGGGTCGGATCTCCGAGATAACAGTGGGGAAGATCGGCGTCGAAATGAAAATCAAGGCCAATCCCCTTTTCCTCAGCCTGGGACTCCACTGTTTTTAAGGCCTCTTGGACTATCCTTGGCATATCGAGACAGGTAGCCTCAAGTGCGAACTCCCCGCTCTCCAGCTTACTGACATCCAAAATGTCGTTAATAATTATCAGTAAACCTTTGGCCGAACTGTACGCCGTCTCCAGATGTCTGCGCAGCTCTGCGCAGAGCAACCTGCTCTCCAGAGTGATCTGGATAAAGCCAAGCACCGAGTTCATCGGTGTACGAATTTCATGACTCATATTGGCAAGAAAGGCTGACTTGGCGATATTGGCCGTTTCAGCAGCCTCTTTGGCTATTTTGAGTTCGTATGTTCTCTCTTCCACCAGCCGGGCAAGGTTGTCCCGATGTTTGCGGAGTGCCTCTTCGGCCCGGTTTATTTCGCTGAGATCCACTACCATGCCAACAAAAATCCGTTTTTCCAGCCTCACCTCACTGACGGAAAGATGCATTGGGAATTCCACCCCATCCTTTCTTACCCCTGTAAGCTTGTTACCTACTCCAATAGCCTTCATCCTGCCGGTCTTAAGATAATGATCGACATATTTATTATGACTTGAACGGTGGGGCTCAGGCATAAGCATCCGCACGTTTCGGCCAATAATTTCTTCTGGCCCATAGCCAAACATCTTTTCGGCTGACCGATTAAAGGACTGGACTATCCCTGTCTCATCTATTGTGATGATGGGGATGACTGCCTTGTCAATAATTGCCTCTGCCCGAAGCTCACTTTTTCTCAGCTGAGCCGTCTTTTCTGCCACCTGCCATTCGATCTCTGAGGTTCGTAGCGCATTATTTCGGAACTGCAGGGCAAGCAAGACTGTCAGGACAATACCAACAATAAAAACGGCCATTGCGCTGGGCGGAAAGCCCTGAATCTGCCCAGCCTCTGATGGGGACAGACATACCCTCCACTGCCGCCCTGCCACAGCGATCTCCCTGATGACATGAAGACCAGATGTCCGTATGCCCTCCTTGAAATATTGCTCACCGGGGCACTTTCCCCCAGCAGGGTAAATAAGTTCTGCACCATCATGGATATGCATCATAATATGAAACTGGCCGGGATCGATTTGGGCAAGAGCCCTCTCGCCGATGGTATCGACGGCAAAAGCTGCCACCACAAAACCTCGCAGCGTCTCCCGCCGTTCGGCAATAGTGCTTGCGAGGCCTTGATAGACCGGTGCTACCACCAAAAAAGAAAAGCGCTTTTTCTTATGCTGCACCAAATGGATTACCTGCGATGCCGTGACCTTGCCACTATCACGGGCCTGCATAAGCATGGTTCGACGCTTTGGCTCAGAGCTAAGGTCAAAGCCAAAGGCGGCTCCGTTAACCCCTGTTGGCTCGATATAGAAAACGGGAAAATACTTTTCTCTTACCCCTGCTCTGACCAGTTTTCCATTTTGCAGTTCACTAAAGCGAAAGCCGGACAGGCCGACGGCCCTTGCCTCGTCCACAAATTTAGCCCGCTGGGAGTTGGCAACCCTGGGAATCCATCCAAGCACATCCAGGCTGTTATCGACAACTTTTACGCTTTGAAACCAGAGACGAAATTCATATCGCTCAACAAGATGCGAGGCATCGAAGAATGCCACCGCCGGTGTAAGGATGGAGAGATCAACCTCTATATCTCTCCTAATGGCGGCGGCCTGCCTGTCCGCCTCCCTCTGAAATTGGGCAATGGTGTTTTCGCTTACCTGCTGGTAATTGATATAGGCCATGATGCCTGACAGCAGCAGGCCCAGTATGATCGTTAACCATACGGACGCTCTGTTCCAGCCGTTTCTAAATTCTTTCATAGCCTTCTTCTCCCTCTGAAAGCTTCATATGCACAAGTCTTGCTACAGTTCAGGTCTACTGTAAACAGTAGGATCGTATTCAAAATCAGGACGTTCTCAAGATATCGTGCAAGGCCTACGATGCCAATCCACCTGTGCCAAGGTCTGCTCAGGCAGATGGTCACGAAAAATAGCCCAAAGCCACCTTCACCTTACGGAGGGGGAATTTCGCAGCCCGGACAACCGCAAAGCCGCCTCTGCCATATTGCTTCATGGTAACCAGATACCGGGGAAGCCCCCCTTCTCCATGCCTGACAGGATTGTATCATAAAAAAGAGGCTCGCCGCAAATCATTGCACTCTTGTCAGTGGCTAAGGGGGCCGGAGGAGATGATGGGGCAGGACTGAATCGTGCCACCAACCGGTGCGGGCACGGCACAGGCCTTCTCCTGTTTCTACCGTTTGATATAAAAATGGAAGGTGTGAGCTGGGCGGGGAGGATGGAGTGGGGTTAATGTCTATTAGTGATTAGCTCCACTCCAGGGTGAAGGAGGCATCTCTGTTTAATTTTACCCGGCTGCCATACTTCTTCCCCTCTCTGTTGAGAATATCCCTGAGCCAGAGGGTATCGGCCTTCGTTGCCCTGTTTACCCTGAAATGTTTAATCCGGGTGGGGGTCATCTGCAGGTGAAGCAGTTTTCCCGATACGGGTTCCACTGTGACATTATACATCAGGCCCAGGTCATCTCTACAAGACTTACTGACACTTATTCCCTCGTAATCATTCAGAAAATCGCCACTACCATGGATGAGGAGCCTGTCCCTGCAGGCCTCCACTCCCTGGACATGATGTGATGTTAGCTATTGGTTGTTGCAGCAACTTTCAAACCGAACCCAATTAAAACACCCCCAACAACCCTTTCGATGTTTTTTTTAGATTTTTTAAACAGTTGTAATAGCGCTGGCTGACTAAGAAAAATAGCCACAACACTAAACCAGACTAGATGAGAAAGAGAAATGATCAGCCCATAAATAAGTTGCATCCACAGTGGCGTCTGAGGATTTACAACCTGGGTAAATATACTTAAGAAGAAAATAGTTGTCTTAGGATTTAGGGCATTAGTAACGAAACCCACTTTAAATGCAGACCATTGAGATAGTACATTTACTGTAGAAGATTCATCTATATCAATGAGGCTTTTTGATCTGAGTGTCTTCCAACCAATATAGATTAAATAAGCCGCACCTAAATACTTAATGACTGAAAACAGCACAATTGATTTTGAAATAATAAGGGCTAATCCGGCAATCGAATATGCCACATGAATCCAAATGGCAAAACTGACACCCAGTGCAGAGAAGATACCAGCAGAACGACTATAAAAAACACTATTTCTTGTTACCATAACAAAATCAGCTCCCGGGCTTATTGCCATCAATACTGCAATAACACTGACAGAGATCAGTTCCGGTAGGTACGGAAAACTTTGAAAAATT from the Desulfotalea psychrophila LSv54 genome contains:
- a CDS encoding CHASE domain-containing protein; translated protein: MKEFRNGWNRASVWLTIILGLLLSGIMAYINYQQVSENTIAQFQREADRQAAAIRRDIEVDLSILTPAVAFFDASHLVERYEFRLWFQSVKVVDNSLDVLGWIPRVANSQRAKFVDEARAVGLSGFRFSELQNGKLVRAGVREKYFPVFYIEPTGVNGAAFGFDLSSEPKRRTMLMQARDSGKVTASQVIHLVQHKKKRFSFLVVAPVYQGLASTIAERRETLRGFVVAAFAVDTIGERALAQIDPGQFHIMMHIHDGAELIYPAGGKCPGEQYFKEGIRTSGLHVIREIAVAGRQWRVCLSPSEAGQIQGFPPSAMAVFIVGIVLTVLLALQFRNNALRTSEIEWQVAEKTAQLRKSELRAEAIIDKAVIPIITIDETGIVQSFNRSAEKMFGYGPEEIIGRNVRMLMPEPHRSSHNKYVDHYLKTGRMKAIGVGNKLTGVRKDGVEFPMHLSVSEVRLEKRIFVGMVVDLSEINRAEEALRKHRDNLARLVEERTYELKIAKEAAETANIAKSAFLANMSHEIRTPMNSVLGFIQITLESRLLCAELRRHLETAYSSAKGLLIIINDILDVSKLESGEFALEATCLDMPRIVQEALKTVESQAEEKGIGLDFHFDADLPHCYLGDPTRLGQVIINLVGNAIKFTKTGKITIGVRASDQGDASLHFSVADRGIGMTAEQAANIFNPFTQADISTARCYGGTGLGLTISKQLVELMGGRIWVESELGRGVTFHFTAQLPVISPCRATGVDHALTGEASSPESPRRFQILLAEDVPGNATLAQLRLEQQGHRVRHVWNGSQAVEMYKGGTFDLILMDVMMPEMDGIEATRKIRALERESKGHITIIALTASIMKEDRQRYMRAGMDAVVGKPIILEGLFATMERVVPKGIGSLNEETFPGDQARQDIDLTPLADVVDIDRGLASWRDPLVFAKSLASFADRHSADAEKIQQLLDENSKEARMISHTLKGLAGNLSLPEVARLATEINAALKAGSHEPAATLLPSLQAALKNAAVVIRKLKMPVARIATPEFDSKAVSSLLQELLIMLDQDDPVVAEPGLSKLGEYLTQDDMINIRRAIDAFDFARAKSQTRILAERLGIQLEG
- a CDS encoding LysE family translocator, producing the protein MHIEIFQSFPYLPELISVSVIAVLMAISPGADFVMVTRNSVFYSRSAGIFSALGVSFAIWIHVAYSIAGLALIISKSIVLFSVIKYLGAAYLIYIGWKTLRSKSLIDIDESSTVNVLSQWSAFKVGFVTNALNPKTTIFFLSIFTQVVNPQTPLWMQLIYGLIISLSHLVWFSVVAIFLSQPALLQLFKKSKKNIERVVGGVLIGFGLKVAATTNS